A section of the Elizabethkingia anophelis R26 genome encodes:
- a CDS encoding LytTR family DNA-binding domain-containing protein: MKTQAIYSIFQSRQKYIFIVCSILFIAANIILDYLFTVFQNSSFYFSESLLFSSYWIIYILLAPLFFKLVEQLSKITSKLLLTSFAIVLHLIIYPALVWVISKIFYNHTFPYWQTFNFTISAYFIKTVIIYGFLLVIITIYSQKLLPPAIAKRTIGEDKTKNFISSLIVSDSNSKKIVLAVDDIFYFSANSPYINIYHHSKKYLHTETLKSLESQLNDNQFVRIHKSCIVNINKIISIQSRQNGDYDVTLLDNTILRVSRSYAKNFKDKFSQQHRVTTK; encoded by the coding sequence TTGAAAACTCAGGCAATATATTCTATATTCCAAAGCAGACAAAAATACATATTTATAGTCTGCTCAATATTGTTTATTGCTGCGAATATAATCTTGGATTATTTATTTACTGTATTTCAAAACAGTAGTTTTTATTTTTCAGAGTCTTTGTTATTCAGTTCTTATTGGATAATTTACATTCTTTTAGCCCCATTATTTTTTAAACTAGTCGAACAGCTAAGTAAGATAACTTCAAAATTATTACTCACCAGCTTTGCTATTGTACTTCATTTAATTATATATCCGGCCTTAGTTTGGGTTATCTCAAAAATATTTTATAACCATACATTTCCCTATTGGCAAACCTTTAATTTTACCATATCAGCATACTTTATAAAAACAGTAATTATTTATGGATTTTTACTGGTTATAATAACTATTTACAGTCAAAAATTGCTACCTCCAGCAATAGCTAAGAGAACTATAGGAGAAGATAAAACAAAAAACTTCATCAGCTCTCTTATAGTTTCTGATAGCAATAGTAAAAAGATAGTGTTAGCTGTAGACGACATATTTTACTTTTCTGCCAATTCCCCTTATATTAATATATATCATCATTCTAAAAAATACCTACATACCGAAACTTTAAAATCTTTGGAATCTCAGCTGAATGATAATCAGTTTGTTCGCATTCATAAATCATGTATTGTAAATATAAATAAAATTATATCTATCCAATCCCGACAGAATGGAGACTATGATGTAACTCTTTTGGACAACACAATCCTGAGGGTTAGCCGTAGCTATGCAAAGAATTTTAAAGATAAGTTTTCTCAGCAACATCGGGTTACCACAAAATAA
- a CDS encoding DNA cytosine methyltransferase encodes MDIKDIAVVDLFCGIGGLTHGFIREDFNVVAGIDIDESCKFAFEANNNSKFISKSVTDVSAHELNSLFGDTKVKILVGCAPCQPFSSYTFKDPEKKDNDKWKLLYEFKRLIIETKPDIVSMENVSQLINFKKAPVFDDFINTLKSEGYHVNYEIVNCTEYGIPQNRKRLVLLASKFGTIDLIPKTHNKTNFVTVRDAIGSLPPIEDGEFHPKDKLHFARKLSPVNKERIKHTPYGGSWQDWPEDLKLECHKKESGKSYSSVYGRMKWEEPSPTMTTHCIGYGNGRFGHPEQNRGISLREASILQSFPKKYKFFKKNDEMPTVIIARQIGNAVPVRLGEVIAKSIKNHLSI; translated from the coding sequence ATGGATATAAAAGATATTGCAGTAGTCGATTTATTTTGTGGCATTGGAGGTCTTACCCATGGATTTATCAGGGAAGACTTCAATGTTGTTGCAGGTATTGATATTGACGAATCTTGTAAGTTTGCGTTTGAAGCTAATAATAATTCTAAGTTTATTTCGAAAAGTGTCACTGATGTTTCAGCACATGAATTAAATTCATTATTTGGAGATACAAAAGTGAAAATTTTGGTCGGATGTGCCCCATGTCAGCCATTTTCTTCTTATACATTTAAAGACCCTGAAAAAAAAGATAATGATAAGTGGAAACTATTATATGAGTTCAAAAGGTTAATTATAGAAACCAAACCAGATATAGTTTCAATGGAAAATGTATCTCAACTTATTAATTTTAAAAAGGCTCCGGTTTTTGACGATTTCATTAACACTTTAAAATCTGAGGGATATCATGTTAATTACGAAATAGTCAACTGTACAGAATATGGAATACCACAGAATAGAAAAAGATTAGTCTTATTAGCTTCAAAATTTGGAACAATAGATTTGATTCCAAAAACGCATAATAAAACTAATTTCGTAACAGTGCGTGATGCAATTGGAAGTTTACCTCCTATTGAAGATGGAGAATTTCATCCAAAAGACAAGTTACATTTTGCTAGAAAACTATCTCCTGTAAATAAGGAGAGAATAAAGCATACTCCTTATGGCGGGAGTTGGCAAGACTGGCCAGAAGATTTAAAATTAGAATGTCATAAAAAAGAATCTGGAAAGTCTTATTCAAGTGTTTATGGACGTATGAAATGGGAAGAACCCTCTCCTACAATGACAACACATTGTATTGGATATGGAAATGGGAGATTTGGACATCCTGAACAAAACAGAGGTATTTCATTAAGAGAAGCATCTATATTACAATCATTTCCTAAGAAATATAAATTCTTTAAAAAGAATGATGAAATGCCTACAGTTATAATTGCGAGACAAATTGGAAATGCTGTGCCTGTAAGATTAGGCGAAGTAATTGCCAAAAGCATAAAAAACCATTTATCTATATAA
- a CDS encoding GmrSD restriction endonuclease domain-containing protein: MKTPEEVELAENQIKEIQVDYNYRIADFSIGELLKKFVKKGEEANFEDDSISGLYVPTYQRDFIWVEIMQSMFIESIFMGVPIQPLFAFELDEDGNLELLDGVQRLSSIKSFVDGTLTLSGLDELTSLNGFIFEDLSTARKRKFLNTQLKLYIINENTDEGIRADIFRRVNEGGKRLEPAEIRKGKFIGNKFYDFILEMSNSTEFNRLFSSSKNTDKLRGEKEELVSRFFALSNNYQNFVHSVKGFMDEYIDENASFDSTTNPSFKDEFIKTLNFVETSFPHGFKKSSTAKSIPRVRFEAIGVGTNLALRQNPSLVVSDVKWLESNEFKKWTTSDAANSKSKVVGRIEFVRDCLLGVIDPNTLTYDN; the protein is encoded by the coding sequence ATGAAAACTCCTGAAGAAGTAGAATTAGCCGAAAATCAAATAAAAGAAATACAGGTTGATTATAATTATAGAATAGCCGACTTTTCTATTGGCGAACTATTGAAAAAATTTGTAAAAAAGGGAGAAGAGGCAAATTTTGAAGACGATTCAATATCTGGATTATATGTACCTACTTACCAAAGAGATTTTATTTGGGTTGAGATTATGCAATCAATGTTTATTGAATCAATATTTATGGGCGTCCCTATTCAGCCTTTATTTGCATTTGAGCTGGATGAAGATGGCAATTTAGAATTATTAGATGGTGTACAAAGGCTCTCATCAATCAAATCTTTTGTAGATGGGACTTTAACCCTTTCAGGATTAGATGAATTAACTTCCTTAAATGGTTTTATTTTTGAAGACTTAAGCACTGCTAGAAAAAGGAAATTTTTAAATACCCAGTTAAAACTTTATATCATAAATGAAAATACAGATGAAGGTATTCGTGCTGATATTTTCAGAAGGGTTAATGAAGGAGGAAAACGACTAGAACCTGCAGAAATAAGAAAAGGTAAATTTATTGGCAATAAATTTTATGACTTTATTTTGGAAATGTCAAACTCAACAGAGTTTAATAGATTATTCAGTTCATCAAAAAATACGGATAAATTAAGAGGAGAAAAAGAAGAATTGGTATCAAGATTCTTTGCTTTATCAAATAATTATCAAAACTTTGTCCATTCAGTAAAAGGATTTATGGATGAGTATATTGATGAAAATGCAAGCTTTGATTCAACTACAAATCCATCATTTAAAGATGAATTTATAAAGACTTTAAATTTTGTTGAAACAAGCTTTCCACATGGTTTCAAAAAATCAAGTACAGCTAAATCAATACCAAGAGTCCGTTTTGAGGCTATTGGTGTGGGAACAAACCTGGCATTAAGACAAAACCCAAGCTTAGTAGTATCAGATGTTAAATGGCTTGAATCAAACGAGTTTAAAAAATGGACAACCTCAGATGCTGCAAATAGCAAGTCTAAAGTAGTTGGACGAATTGAATTTGTTAGAGATTGCCTTTTAGGAGTTATTGACCCTAACACTCTTACTTATGACAATTAG
- a CDS encoding efflux RND transporter permease subunit: MLKKIIDRPVFATVISVVIVVLGIIGLSRLAITRFPDIAPPTVMVRGSYPGGNGQTVIRSVVTPLEEQINGVENMEYMKSTASNDGSFSISIIFKQGVDPDQAAVNVQNRVQQATPILPQEVLRNGITTSKQQNSMIMVFNLYTDDNSKYDETFLQNYANINLLPQVKRIKGVGQAQIFGIKDYSMRIWLDPQKMAAQGLDPADVTTAIANQSLEAAPGKLGQESDASLEYVIRYKGKKNQPEQYENIIVKNEGTNIVRLKDISRVEFGSIDYSGNNTTNEKNAVTIAIMQTSGSNANDIEIGVNKSLEQLSKSFPPGIKYSKVISSKERLDEAISQVKSTLLEAFVLVFIIVFLFLQDLRSTIIPAIAVPVAIIGTFFFLLVLGFTINVLTLFALVLAIGIVVDDAIVVVEAVHSKMEGSTMSGKEATHSAMGEITSAVISITLVMAAVFIPIGFMTGSAGIFYKQFAYTLAIAIIISAVNALTLTPALCALFLKNHNTEVGHTHEKKGFVKKFTTAFNAGFENMTGKYVKGIKFLFKRKLVAGGLVVGVIALAGFFMTTTPKSFVPMEDDGLLIYSLTMPPGTGLTKTTEVANRINKMLKQNEAIKENTSITGYNLLSSSAGPAYGMGFIKLKPKKERGAIKDIESINAMISQQMAGIKEGTVMVFRMPPVEGYGVTNDAEIVLQDRTGRDPQVLKAKADELIGQLMQTPGVAFAYTTFRADYPQLELEVDEDKAKQMGVSVAGLLNTIQGYFSGDQSQNFSRFGKFYRVNIKADGVFRMDEAAFNNIFTKNTAGEMVPVNTLITLKKVYGPESVSRYNLYNSLTINVAPVPGISNGELMNRIEPVLDKLPSDYSYEWTGLSLEEKASGNQTVFILALCIFFVYLILSAQYESYLLPLSVILSIPTGVIGAFLGIRTVGLDNNIFVQVGLIMLVGLLAKNAILIVEFAVQRRKEGMSIMDSAITGARSRLRPIVMTSLAFIVGMIPLMISSGGMAAGNISISVSAAMGMLSGVVLGVFVIPVLYILFQYLQEKVSGKKHTDQTVKSES, encoded by the coding sequence ATGTTAAAAAAAATTATAGACCGTCCGGTCTTTGCAACAGTAATATCGGTAGTTATCGTCGTGTTGGGGATTATTGGTCTTAGCAGACTCGCAATTACCCGATTCCCAGATATCGCACCACCTACTGTTATGGTAAGAGGTTCTTATCCCGGAGGAAACGGACAAACCGTTATACGTTCGGTTGTTACTCCTCTGGAAGAGCAGATAAATGGTGTAGAAAATATGGAATACATGAAATCTACTGCCAGCAATGATGGTTCATTTTCTATTTCTATTATATTCAAGCAGGGAGTAGATCCCGATCAGGCAGCTGTAAATGTACAAAACAGAGTTCAGCAGGCCACACCTATATTACCTCAGGAGGTACTAAGAAACGGAATTACAACTTCCAAACAGCAGAACAGTATGATCATGGTATTCAACCTGTATACTGATGATAATAGTAAATACGATGAAACCTTCCTGCAAAACTATGCTAACATCAATCTTTTACCACAGGTAAAAAGAATTAAAGGTGTTGGGCAGGCTCAGATATTCGGGATCAAAGATTATTCGATGCGTATATGGCTGGATCCACAAAAAATGGCAGCTCAGGGACTAGATCCTGCAGATGTCACCACTGCAATTGCTAATCAAAGCTTAGAGGCGGCTCCTGGAAAACTTGGACAGGAATCCGATGCTTCTTTAGAATATGTAATCCGTTATAAAGGAAAAAAGAATCAGCCTGAACAATATGAAAATATTATTGTAAAAAATGAAGGAACAAATATTGTCCGTCTTAAAGATATTTCCCGTGTAGAATTTGGCTCTATAGACTATAGCGGAAATAACACTACCAACGAGAAGAATGCGGTAACTATTGCTATTATGCAGACGTCGGGATCTAATGCAAACGATATTGAAATTGGTGTAAACAAGTCTCTTGAGCAATTATCAAAATCGTTTCCTCCGGGGATTAAGTATTCTAAAGTAATTAGTTCAAAAGAAAGATTAGACGAGGCCATCAGTCAGGTAAAATCCACGCTTCTTGAAGCCTTTGTATTGGTATTCATTATTGTATTCCTGTTTTTACAAGACCTACGTTCAACCATTATTCCGGCTATTGCTGTTCCGGTTGCTATTATTGGTACTTTCTTCTTCCTGCTGGTGCTAGGTTTTACCATTAATGTACTAACGCTCTTTGCACTGGTACTGGCTATTGGTATAGTTGTCGATGATGCTATTGTCGTCGTAGAAGCTGTACACAGTAAAATGGAAGGCTCTACGATGAGTGGTAAAGAAGCAACACATAGTGCAATGGGAGAAATCACAAGTGCTGTAATCTCCATTACCCTGGTTATGGCTGCCGTATTTATTCCAATTGGCTTTATGACAGGTTCCGCTGGTATTTTCTACAAGCAGTTTGCCTATACATTAGCTATTGCCATTATTATTTCGGCTGTGAATGCACTTACGCTAACTCCTGCATTGTGTGCATTGTTCCTTAAAAATCATAATACGGAAGTCGGGCATACCCATGAGAAAAAAGGATTTGTGAAGAAATTCACTACAGCTTTCAATGCCGGATTCGAAAATATGACAGGAAAATATGTGAAGGGAATTAAATTTCTATTCAAAAGAAAACTTGTGGCTGGCGGACTTGTTGTAGGAGTTATTGCACTAGCAGGATTCTTTATGACAACTACACCAAAAAGTTTTGTTCCAATGGAAGATGATGGACTGTTGATTTATTCTCTTACAATGCCACCAGGAACCGGACTTACAAAGACAACTGAGGTTGCAAACAGAATCAACAAGATGCTGAAGCAAAATGAAGCTATAAAAGAAAATACTTCTATTACAGGATACAACCTTCTAAGCAGTAGTGCAGGTCCTGCATACGGAATGGGCTTTATTAAACTTAAACCTAAAAAGGAGAGAGGTGCTATAAAAGATATTGAGTCTATCAATGCTATGATAAGCCAGCAAATGGCAGGTATAAAAGAAGGAACTGTAATGGTATTCAGAATGCCACCAGTAGAAGGATACGGAGTAACAAATGATGCAGAAATTGTATTACAGGACCGTACAGGGCGCGATCCTCAGGTACTGAAAGCCAAAGCTGATGAACTCATCGGACAGCTGATGCAGACACCAGGAGTAGCTTTTGCTTATACAACATTCAGAGCCGACTATCCTCAGCTGGAACTGGAAGTAGATGAGGACAAAGCCAAACAGATGGGAGTCAGTGTTGCTGGTTTGCTCAATACAATTCAGGGATATTTCTCCGGAGATCAGTCACAGAATTTCTCAAGATTTGGAAAATTCTACAGAGTGAACATTAAAGCAGACGGCGTATTCCGTATGGATGAGGCAGCTTTCAATAATATTTTCACCAAGAATACGGCAGGGGAAATGGTACCTGTAAATACGCTGATAACGCTGAAAAAAGTATATGGTCCGGAATCTGTAAGCAGATACAACCTTTACAATTCATTGACCATTAATGTTGCTCCGGTTCCGGGAATTAGCAATGGTGAACTTATGAATCGTATAGAGCCTGTACTGGACAAATTACCATCAGATTATAGTTATGAGTGGACAGGATTGAGTCTGGAAGAGAAGGCTTCAGGAAATCAGACGGTCTTCATACTAGCCTTGTGTATATTCTTTGTTTATCTGATTCTTTCAGCGCAATATGAGAGTTATTTGTTACCGCTATCTGTAATACTTTCTATTCCTACAGGAGTTATAGGTGCATTCCTTGGAATCCGTACTGTTGGTCTGGACAATAACATCTTTGTACAGGTGGGACTTATTATGCTGGTTGGGCTTCTCGCCAAGAATGCCATTTTGATTGTGGAATTTGCTGTCCAGAGAAGGAAAGAAGGAATGTCCATTATGGATTCTGCTATTACAGGTGCACGTTCGAGACTACGTCCTATTGTAATGACCTCATTGGCCTTTATTGTAGGTATGATACCATTGATGATTTCATCAGGAGGAATGGCAGCAGGAAATATATCCATCAGTGTAAGTGCAGCAATGGGAATGCTAAGCGGAGTAGTCCTTGGCGTATTTGTAATACCTGTACTATATATACTATTCCAGTATCTGCAGGAAAAAGTATCCGGAAAAAAACATACAGATCAAACCGTAAAAAGCGAATCGTAA
- a CDS encoding MAE_28990/MAE_18760 family HEPN-like nuclease has protein sequence MTIREEFNNRVNEINSFYEILGVIELESPKISAYDINAGAERIVTFNSSKIDTLRSTSYLLLYNLIESTVYNSITTIFDEIKDCRINYFDTIEEVQKYWLNNIYKHDDKKRKETIIETIMKIANQIFNNNIELASTEINYGGSLDAQTIFDTAKSMKISVSNIWRIYDKSTHGQTLVDIKKKRNWLAHGEKSFIEVGRSSTFSQLEEAKNYVCAFLDEFITSVEDYITNQHFKIAAPSS, from the coding sequence ATGACAATTAGAGAAGAATTTAACAACAGAGTTAATGAAATAAATTCATTTTATGAAATTTTGGGTGTTATAGAACTTGAGAGTCCTAAAATTTCAGCTTATGATATAAATGCTGGTGCTGAAAGAATTGTAACATTCAATTCATCTAAAATAGATACACTTCGTTCTACATCATACTTGCTATTATATAACTTGATAGAATCAACAGTATATAATTCAATTACAACAATATTCGATGAAATAAAAGATTGTAGAATTAACTATTTTGATACGATAGAAGAAGTTCAAAAATATTGGCTCAATAATATATACAAGCATGATGATAAAAAGAGAAAAGAGACAATTATTGAAACTATAATGAAAATTGCTAACCAAATTTTCAACAATAATATAGAATTAGCTTCGACCGAAATAAACTACGGTGGGTCATTAGATGCACAAACAATTTTTGATACAGCTAAATCTATGAAAATTAGTGTAAGCAATATTTGGAGAATCTATGATAAATCTACTCATGGACAGACTTTAGTTGATATTAAAAAGAAAAGAAACTGGTTAGCACATGGAGAAAAGTCATTTATAGAAGTTGGCAGGTCTTCAACATTTTCTCAATTAGAAGAAGCTAAGAATTATGTTTGCGCTTTCCTAGATGAATTCATTACATCTGTTGAAGACTATATAACGAATCAGCATTTTAAAATTGCAGCACCAAGCAGTTAA
- a CDS encoding helix-turn-helix domain-containing protein, protein MIHTDMPNKKIHQGRNIKRFREMLGIKQDALAYELGEDWNQKKISLLEQKESVEKDILEQVAKILKLPVEAIENFDEEQAVNVIANTFGDYAFNYGTMHIHPIDKLVQLHEEKIVLFERMLKEKDEMMARLEKLIQTK, encoded by the coding sequence ATGATACATACCGATATGCCAAACAAGAAAATACACCAAGGTCGAAACATAAAGCGTTTCCGTGAAATGCTAGGCATCAAGCAAGACGCCCTAGCCTACGAATTGGGCGAAGACTGGAACCAAAAGAAAATCTCTCTCCTCGAACAAAAAGAGTCTGTAGAAAAGGATATTTTAGAACAAGTGGCTAAAATCTTGAAACTACCTGTGGAAGCCATTGAGAATTTTGACGAGGAACAGGCGGTAAATGTTATTGCAAATACTTTTGGAGATTATGCTTTTAATTATGGTACAATGCATATTCATCCTATTGATAAATTAGTTCAACTTCATGAAGAAAAAATTGTCCTTTTCGAACGCATGTTAAAGGAAAAAGATGAAATGATGGCGAGATTGGAGAAGTTGATTCAAACTAAATAA
- a CDS encoding TolC family protein codes for MNKNTITNLLGAIAIGALVSSCSVAQKYTRPELNMPVQYKSDISLTGDHVQLPWKTFFKDPQLIALIEKALHNNNDVAVALKTIDQLDLAMKQAKLSILPTAQATIGANRSYPSKNSMNGSMAEQFIGTKYIDDYTLNLGISWEADIWGKTKLRKDQSIADYFGQKENVVALKTRIIAQVAQAYYNLISLDQQLKIAYENVKLSEDILRMMRLQYNSGQVNSLAIEQAEAQKKTAELIIPLAKQNISIQESALSILCGEYPDSISRAESLKDVTPEEIYGSGVPAELLSRRPDLKAAEYAVISLNAKTGLAKTAMYPSISLSAQVGANAFKFNKWFDLPGSITKNLAANLTQPIFQKKELQTAYKTAVIEQEKAAIQFKQAVMTAVGEVSNAMANYKGSTERLNLVSKKGESLDKATKDATLLYKNGMATYLEVISAQSAKLQNELEQNTIELDRLNSMVELYRALGGATDPI; via the coding sequence ATGAACAAAAATACAATCACAAACTTGCTGGGAGCAATTGCAATTGGCGCATTGGTAAGCTCCTGTTCTGTGGCTCAGAAATATACACGCCCGGAGCTGAACATGCCGGTACAATATAAATCGGATATTAGTTTAACAGGAGATCATGTACAATTGCCATGGAAGACATTTTTTAAAGATCCACAGCTGATTGCACTTATTGAAAAGGCTTTGCATAATAACAATGATGTTGCTGTGGCCTTAAAAACCATAGATCAGCTGGATCTGGCGATGAAGCAGGCAAAATTATCAATTCTGCCCACAGCTCAGGCAACTATAGGTGCCAACAGAAGTTATCCTTCTAAAAACAGTATGAATGGTTCTATGGCGGAGCAGTTCATAGGCACCAAATATATAGATGATTATACACTGAATCTAGGAATATCCTGGGAGGCAGATATATGGGGGAAAACTAAATTGCGTAAAGACCAGAGCATTGCAGATTATTTTGGACAAAAGGAAAATGTTGTGGCTCTTAAAACCCGCATCATTGCTCAGGTAGCTCAGGCATATTACAATTTAATAAGCCTCGATCAGCAGCTTAAAATAGCATATGAAAATGTAAAGCTTAGTGAAGATATTCTGCGTATGATGCGCCTGCAGTATAACTCCGGTCAGGTTAACTCTTTGGCTATAGAGCAGGCAGAAGCTCAAAAGAAAACAGCAGAGCTTATTATTCCTCTGGCAAAGCAAAATATAAGTATTCAGGAAAGTGCATTGAGTATTCTTTGTGGTGAATATCCGGATAGTATTTCCAGAGCTGAAAGCCTTAAAGATGTAACACCAGAAGAAATTTACGGATCCGGAGTTCCTGCAGAATTGCTTAGCCGCCGTCCGGATCTTAAAGCTGCAGAATATGCTGTTATTTCTTTAAATGCAAAAACAGGACTGGCTAAAACAGCAATGTATCCGTCTATTAGCTTATCTGCACAGGTAGGAGCTAACGCTTTCAAGTTCAATAAATGGTTTGATTTGCCAGGTTCAATAACCAAAAACCTTGCAGCAAATCTTACACAGCCCATCTTTCAGAAAAAAGAACTGCAAACTGCTTACAAAACTGCTGTTATTGAACAGGAAAAAGCTGCAATTCAGTTTAAGCAAGCCGTTATGACAGCTGTAGGAGAGGTATCTAATGCTATGGCTAATTACAAAGGCAGTACTGAAAGATTAAATCTTGTATCAAAAAAAGGGGAGTCTCTGGATAAAGCTACTAAAGATGCAACATTATTGTATAAAAATGGTATGGCCACATATCTGGAGGTAATCTCCGCGCAAAGTGCAAAATTACAGAATGAACTGGAACAAAATACTATAGAGCTGGATAGGCTAAATAGTATGGTAGAGTTGTACAGAGCATTAGGAGGAGCTACAGACCCCATTTAG
- a CDS encoding MFS transporter: MQQTWLKRFILIWIGQFISLISSSAVNFAIIIWLSLETRSAEILAYAVIAGMLPQAILGPIAGVYVDRWNKKLTMMLADSFVAVCTLIMSVCFYLGYESLTMIFIVLSLRSIGSAFHMPSMQAAIPMIAPKSELLRIAGVNQIIQSVSGIAGPALGALSISFFSIGKVLLFDIAGAAIAVVSLAFIKIPETNNYKKAKTGIRNVIQDMKTGFNAIRSNRGLFILFGVSVMSALFVIPTIPLLPLITINHFNGGKFEMGLVEILWSIGMLIGSGILSIWKPNINKIFIINIMNIVTGILLAWSGLLPSNAFLIFIFLMGMCGAAYSVESATFTTIVQEKVNPEVLGRVFSMYFSLILLPSMIGLFSTGFLVEAIGINHAFIVLGVLTTVVGGLSFMIPALIALDKKDNKVLETNNL; encoded by the coding sequence ATGCAACAAACCTGGTTAAAAAGATTTATACTTATCTGGATTGGTCAGTTTATATCACTGATCAGCAGTTCTGCTGTTAATTTTGCAATTATTATCTGGCTTAGTCTTGAAACCAGATCCGCAGAAATTCTGGCATATGCAGTAATTGCAGGAATGCTTCCACAAGCTATTTTGGGGCCAATTGCAGGTGTTTATGTAGACCGGTGGAACAAGAAATTAACCATGATGCTTGCAGATAGTTTTGTAGCGGTCTGTACCCTTATTATGTCCGTTTGTTTTTATTTGGGATATGAAAGCCTTACCATGATTTTTATTGTGCTTTCGCTTCGTTCAATAGGCTCGGCATTTCATATGCCTTCAATGCAGGCTGCAATTCCTATGATTGCTCCCAAATCCGAATTATTACGGATTGCTGGAGTCAACCAGATTATCCAGTCTGTATCCGGTATTGCAGGACCTGCACTTGGAGCGCTTTCAATAAGTTTCTTTTCAATAGGGAAGGTGCTGTTATTCGATATTGCAGGAGCAGCAATTGCTGTAGTATCACTGGCTTTTATAAAAATACCGGAAACAAATAACTATAAGAAAGCAAAAACAGGTATAAGAAATGTTATACAGGATATGAAAACGGGATTTAACGCTATCCGAAGTAACAGAGGTTTGTTTATATTATTTGGAGTTTCTGTAATGTCAGCATTATTTGTAATCCCAACCATTCCGCTACTTCCGTTGATAACAATAAATCACTTTAATGGCGGTAAGTTCGAAATGGGATTGGTAGAAATTCTCTGGAGTATCGGTATGCTTATTGGCAGTGGTATACTTAGCATATGGAAACCAAACATTAATAAGATATTTATTATCAATATAATGAATATTGTAACCGGGATATTATTGGCATGGTCCGGATTACTTCCTTCAAATGCGTTTCTCATTTTCATTTTTCTGATGGGAATGTGCGGAGCTGCATACTCGGTAGAGAGTGCAACGTTTACAACAATTGTTCAGGAAAAGGTAAATCCGGAAGTTTTGGGACGGGTATTTTCTATGTATTTCAGTCTGATTCTTTTACCTTCCATGATCGGGCTTTTTTCTACAGGTTTTCTTGTTGAAGCAATAGGAATAAATCACGCATTTATTGTATTAGGTGTTTTAACAACTGTTGTGGGAGGTTTATCTTTTATGATTCCTGCATTAATCGCCTTAGACAAAAAAGATAATAAAGTATTGGAAACAAACAATTTATAA